In the Victivallis sp. Marseille-Q1083 genome, one interval contains:
- a CDS encoding helix-turn-helix domain-containing protein, protein MKKSVQAFGKNYFQFPRCPIAVQTVDGRPYSQHAFDLTGTMHYHDFTELVVVAAGRGVQVINEIEYPVAAGDVFVLQGFSEHAFRERGTLALLNVQFDASLLPLPSAFLRRLPGYNVLFQLEPRLRSRRIFRYRLHLEPQLLAAVAARIEALKLELEAQRDGFEAAAFSGLLELIILFSRQYSSLQTGNANALLRLGKVISRLEEDFTAEWTLERIARLAATSPNNLLRLFKAATGCSPIGYLIRLRLQHAARLLESEWLSISEVALRCGFNDANYFSKKFKAFYRVSPRAYRATPAEIKKR, encoded by the coding sequence ATGAAAAAAAGCGTTCAAGCATTCGGAAAAAATTATTTTCAGTTTCCCCGGTGTCCGATTGCGGTGCAGACGGTGGACGGCCGGCCGTATTCCCAACATGCCTTCGATCTGACCGGCACCATGCACTATCATGATTTCACCGAACTGGTCGTCGTCGCTGCCGGCCGCGGTGTCCAGGTCATCAATGAAATCGAATATCCGGTAGCGGCCGGCGATGTCTTCGTGCTGCAGGGATTTTCAGAACACGCTTTTCGCGAACGCGGCACATTGGCGCTGTTGAATGTCCAATTCGACGCGTCGCTCCTGCCGCTGCCGTCTGCCTTCCTGCGTCGGCTGCCCGGTTACAATGTGCTGTTTCAATTGGAACCGCGCTTGCGTTCCCGGCGTATTTTCCGGTACCGTCTGCACCTGGAGCCGCAATTGCTGGCAGCGGTGGCGGCGCGAATCGAGGCGTTGAAGCTGGAATTGGAGGCACAGCGCGACGGCTTTGAAGCAGCCGCCTTCAGCGGACTGCTGGAATTGATTATTTTGTTTTCCCGGCAATATTCCTCGTTGCAGACCGGCAATGCCAATGCCCTGCTGCGGCTGGGGAAGGTGATCAGCCGGCTGGAAGAAGATTTTACCGCCGAATGGACGCTGGAACGCATCGCCCGGCTGGCGGCCACCTCGCCGAACAATCTGTTGCGGTTGTTCAAAGCGGCGACCGGTTGTTCCCCGATCGGTTATCTGATCCGGTTGCGGCTCCAGCATGCCGCCCGGCTGCTGGAATCGGAATGGTTGAGCATCTCGGAAGTGGCACTGCGTTGCGGATTCAACGACGCCAATTATTTTTCGAAAAAATTCAAAGCGTTTTACCGGGTCTCGCCGCGTGCTTATCGGGCGACCCCGGCGGAAATCAAAAAAAGGTAG
- a CDS encoding TIM barrel protein: MDFNRACVTRRSMPFWCVNNPLGDPFGGPVLDRLDSPAVAELLAWAGNEGYIEATSYHDDDLVPWNPDQPEDDLDPGSPVYRRLRQIKVILDGAGLTVHASICNLHGHKLFRNGGLCNPDPAIRQLARQKVERTLRIGSLLGADYYVYWVARDGFEVPVSTDWKHVYDWLAEGLNHVTDYIDQQQLTNYLGATIEPKPNEPRGQMFLPTSGHAAGFILGKLNKPDFWGVNPELLQHESMCLLNAVMTVGYLCSLNKLKFLHFGSQIKAQFDNDFPPLTGPEGLKETVFLFYALNRIGWRGVVEYDCHMLRSEGNLDDPVGCRKQFILDCTMALSMALQLADRIRTPSDTRSQTAADLAGIRELCNLAEVELRR; this comes from the coding sequence ATGGACTTCAATCGAGCTTGCGTCACCCGCCGTTCAATGCCGTTCTGGTGCGTCAACAACCCGCTCGGCGACCCGTTCGGCGGCCCGGTCCTCGACCGGCTGGACTCTCCGGCCGTCGCCGAGTTGCTCGCCTGGGCCGGCAACGAAGGTTACATTGAAGCCACCAGTTACCATGACGACGATCTGGTGCCGTGGAATCCGGACCAGCCGGAAGACGACCTCGATCCCGGCAGTCCGGTTTACCGGCGGTTGCGCCAAATCAAAGTCATCCTTGACGGAGCTGGCTTAACGGTACACGCCTCCATCTGCAACCTGCACGGACACAAATTGTTCCGCAACGGCGGCCTGTGCAATCCGGATCCCGCCATCCGGCAACTGGCCCGGCAAAAAGTGGAACGCACGCTGCGCATCGGCTCCCTGCTGGGAGCGGACTACTACGTTTACTGGGTGGCCCGCGACGGCTTCGAAGTGCCGGTCAGCACCGATTGGAAACATGTTTACGACTGGCTGGCCGAAGGGCTCAACCACGTGACCGACTACATCGACCAACAGCAGTTGACCAATTATCTCGGCGCCACGATCGAACCCAAGCCCAACGAACCGCGCGGCCAGATGTTTCTGCCGACCAGCGGCCACGCGGCCGGTTTCATTCTCGGCAAACTGAACAAGCCGGATTTCTGGGGCGTCAACCCGGAATTGCTGCAGCATGAAAGCATGTGCCTCCTGAACGCAGTGATGACCGTCGGTTATCTCTGCAGCCTGAACAAGCTGAAATTCCTGCATTTCGGTAGCCAGATCAAGGCGCAGTTCGACAACGATTTTCCGCCATTGACCGGTCCGGAAGGCTTGAAAGAGACCGTCTTCCTGTTCTACGCGCTCAACCGGATCGGCTGGCGAGGCGTCGTCGAATATGATTGTCACATGCTGCGCAGCGAAGGCAATCTGGACGACCCGGTCGGCTGCCGGAAACAATTCATCCTCGATTGCACGATGGCGCTGTCCATGGCGCTGCAACTGGCCGACCGCATCCGGACACCGTCGGACACCCGGTCGCAAACCGCAGCGGACCTGGCCGGCATTCGTGAATTGTGCAACCTGGCCGAAGTGGAGCTCAGGCGATGA
- a CDS encoding xylulokinase, with product MKLFLGFDVGTQGIKAELIDPERGEIVGSGAVQFGLDLPDYHSPDGHLPSGDPLVRRADPRMWLDGMRLLLRRLAAAGWPLAEVAGLSGAAQQHGSVYLASRQPLQFSRAEAPIWLDRSTSAECRELEERFGKRLQQVTGSPAIERFTGPQIRHFAHTAPVAYAQTTRIHLVSSFLCSWLCGGDAPVDYGDGAGMNLLNLATGNWDEAITAFTAPGLLPKLPAIVPSTTTVGTLASEFHTFGLTPGIPVVVWSGDNPSSLIGVGGSTPGCGVVSLGTSDTLFAAMPEFRTDPDGYGHIFGNPAGGFMSLICFANGSLARERLREQCGVDRQFFDEGFQQLSPPGNDGKLLLPYFEPENTPLVLSGGVQANFDRHSASRAVLIRALQEAQALRMKRYSDWLPEPFSRLRVTGGASRSRGFRQIIADVFQVPVESIQVPDSAALGAALRAANAVAGIPFPELYGRFCRPVETVLPRREYAELYRAMLKNFADFERQYSEKISGSFA from the coding sequence ATGAAACTCTTTCTGGGGTTCGATGTCGGCACGCAGGGAATCAAGGCCGAACTGATCGATCCGGAGCGCGGAGAAATCGTCGGAAGCGGCGCCGTTCAATTCGGACTCGACTTGCCGGACTATCACTCGCCGGACGGGCACCTGCCGTCCGGCGATCCCCTGGTGCGCCGGGCCGACCCGCGCATGTGGCTGGACGGAATGCGGCTGCTGTTGCGGCGCCTGGCAGCGGCCGGCTGGCCGCTGGCCGAGGTCGCCGGGCTTTCCGGAGCGGCCCAACAGCACGGTTCGGTTTATCTGGCCTCCCGGCAGCCGCTGCAATTCAGCCGCGCCGAAGCACCGATCTGGCTGGACCGCTCGACCTCGGCGGAATGCCGGGAACTGGAGGAACGTTTCGGCAAGCGCCTTCAGCAAGTCACCGGCAGCCCGGCCATCGAACGTTTCACCGGGCCGCAGATCCGGCATTTCGCCCATACCGCCCCGGTAGCCTATGCGCAGACAACCCGCATCCACCTGGTCAGTTCTTTTTTATGCAGTTGGCTCTGCGGCGGCGACGCCCCGGTCGACTACGGCGATGGCGCCGGCATGAACCTGTTGAATCTGGCGACCGGAAATTGGGATGAAGCGATCACCGCCTTCACCGCCCCCGGCCTGCTGCCGAAATTGCCGGCGATCGTCCCGTCGACGACGACGGTCGGGACGCTGGCCTCCGAATTCCATACTTTCGGTTTGACGCCGGGAATTCCGGTCGTCGTCTGGAGCGGCGACAATCCATCCAGCCTGATCGGCGTCGGCGGCAGCACTCCCGGCTGTGGCGTCGTCAGTTTGGGAACCAGCGACACGCTGTTCGCCGCCATGCCGGAATTTCGAACTGATCCCGACGGTTATGGCCACATTTTCGGCAATCCGGCCGGCGGCTTCATGAGCCTGATCTGTTTTGCCAACGGTTCGCTGGCACGCGAACGGCTTCGGGAGCAATGTGGCGTCGACCGGCAATTCTTCGACGAAGGATTTCAGCAACTGAGTCCGCCGGGCAATGACGGCAAATTGCTGCTGCCATATTTCGAACCGGAAAATACGCCGCTGGTGCTGTCCGGCGGCGTCCAGGCCAATTTCGACCGGCACTCCGCCTCCCGGGCGGTTCTCATCCGGGCACTGCAGGAAGCGCAGGCGCTACGGATGAAACGGTATTCCGACTGGCTGCCGGAACCGTTTTCGCGCCTCCGCGTCACCGGCGGCGCGTCCCGCAGCCGCGGGTTCCGTCAAATCATCGCCGACGTGTTTCAAGTGCCGGTGGAATCCATTCAGGTTCCCGACTCGGCGGCGCTCGGCGCGGCACTCCGGGCCGCCAACGCCGTGGCCGGTATCCCGTTTCCCGAACTGTACGGTCGATTCTGCCGCCCGGTCGAAACCGTGCTGCCGCGCCGGGAATATGCGGAACTTTATCGCGCCATGTTGAAAAATTTTGCCGACTTCGAACGGCAGTACAGCGAAAAAATTTCCGGTTCATTCGCGTAA
- a CDS encoding DNA primase family protein gives MITEETRSKIESRYGALLTRNGKRHRINPQGMAALYGEISNCVYSPTESAFCLYDPESGLWKAQGREEMLCRLGLFLHECAKIWNIPEIEEQRTPSVLSGILKFLIGIRSDPDFFKQSAELFIHCANGVVELAETGDWVLKPFSPMYRSRNRCEIHYSPGACCPRFLNELLHPLLQDDDMELIQQYVGQCLTGRNITQSILMLTGSGGSGKGTLANIVELLIGEGNYTQIRPEQITSRFESSFFRHKTLLTGKESNRSFFTAQGMQVLKSLVGDDKLRAELKNSNQHEMITGVYNIFIVGNTVPVLELESKDEASAWRRRLRWVKCKNAKPAKPIPSFDQKLIAEEGPGILNWALEGAKKVVQSGSSNLLSGPSQQTRLDYLFHASQPLDFFLATTVEKRPGTTITGDDLFRAFMEFAVAMEWPVWSQREFQKKIPDAMLRHFGSPLRRDVPRRRADGKTTNRSGYFHVAFKH, from the coding sequence ATGATTACGGAAGAAACCAGAAGCAAGATCGAAAGCCGGTACGGGGCATTGCTGACACGGAACGGCAAGAGACACCGCATCAACCCGCAGGGCATGGCCGCTCTGTACGGCGAAATCAGTAATTGCGTTTATAGCCCGACGGAAAGCGCGTTCTGCCTTTACGATCCGGAATCCGGGTTATGGAAAGCGCAAGGCCGGGAGGAAATGCTCTGCCGGCTCGGGCTTTTCCTGCATGAATGCGCAAAAATTTGGAACATCCCCGAAATAGAAGAGCAGCGCACTCCGTCAGTGTTGTCGGGGATCTTAAAATTCCTGATCGGGATAAGAAGCGATCCCGATTTTTTCAAGCAGTCCGCAGAGCTCTTCATCCACTGCGCGAATGGCGTAGTGGAGCTGGCGGAAACGGGGGATTGGGTTTTGAAACCCTTTTCGCCCATGTATCGCAGCCGCAACCGTTGTGAAATTCACTATTCCCCCGGAGCTTGCTGTCCCCGCTTTCTGAATGAACTGCTGCATCCTTTGCTTCAGGATGACGATATGGAGTTGATCCAGCAATATGTCGGGCAATGCCTGACCGGCCGGAATATTACGCAATCCATCCTGATGCTGACCGGTTCCGGAGGCAGCGGCAAAGGCACGCTCGCCAATATCGTAGAACTGCTGATCGGCGAAGGGAATTACACTCAAATCCGTCCTGAGCAAATTACCAGCCGCTTTGAGAGCAGTTTCTTCCGGCATAAAACACTGCTGACCGGCAAGGAGTCAAACCGCTCCTTTTTTACTGCTCAAGGGATGCAAGTCCTGAAATCGCTGGTGGGGGATGATAAGCTGCGGGCGGAACTCAAGAATTCCAATCAGCATGAGATGATTACCGGCGTATACAACATTTTCATCGTGGGCAATACCGTTCCGGTTCTGGAATTGGAAAGCAAAGACGAAGCGTCAGCATGGCGGCGGCGGTTGCGCTGGGTGAAATGTAAAAACGCCAAGCCAGCCAAGCCGATTCCGTCGTTTGACCAAAAGTTGATTGCCGAAGAAGGGCCGGGAATTTTAAACTGGGCGTTGGAGGGTGCAAAGAAAGTGGTACAATCCGGCAGCAGCAACCTGTTGAGCGGACCTTCTCAGCAAACGCGGCTGGATTACCTTTTTCACGCTTCACAGCCTTTGGATTTCTTTCTCGCCACCACTGTTGAAAAAAGACCAGGAACAACGATTACCGGCGACGACCTTTTCAGGGCCTTCATGGAGTTTGCCGTGGCAATGGAATGGCCGGTGTGGAGCCAGCGGGAGTTTCAGAAGAAGATTCCGGACGCCATGCTTCGGCATTTCGGATCTCCACTGCGCCGTGACGTTCCCCGTCGTCGAGCGGATGGCAAAACCACCAATCGTTCCGGATATTTTCACGTCGCATTCAAGCACTGA
- a CDS encoding type II toxin-antitoxin system HipA family toxin — MKLHVYLNAYGDRRFVGVLQEERGRIFFEYAPEFIASGIPLSPFMLPLKPGVQEDGKRTFDGLFGVFNDSLPDGWGCLLLDRKLRQRGLSYAQITPLTRLSLIGRSPMGALEYEPADEHIISPGDIELDSLSGEISQILAGDDSAVLDELLQLNGSSGGARPKIVAWVSDDKKKIIHGGASLPEGYSPWLIKFTEAQDGPQDGVIEYLYSQAARQAGIEMPPTHLFASAKGPGYFGVQRFDRIGMEKAHVHTACGLLHASHRYSCLDYENLLKLTLVLTKDEREVEKLARLMIFNVKAGNRDDHSKNFSFILTRDNEWKLAPAYDLTPSAGINGEQTAMVNGKGTDITDADLIAAARTVGLSDNRMKVMINEVNVALGLLSQLKKKYGITG; from the coding sequence ATGAAACTGCATGTGTATTTGAATGCTTATGGAGATCGTCGCTTTGTCGGGGTGCTTCAGGAAGAGCGCGGCCGCATCTTTTTTGAATACGCCCCGGAATTTATCGCCTCCGGCATTCCGCTTTCGCCGTTCATGCTGCCGCTGAAACCCGGTGTGCAGGAAGATGGCAAGCGCACCTTCGACGGTCTCTTCGGAGTTTTCAACGACAGCTTGCCGGACGGCTGGGGCTGCTTGCTGCTGGATCGTAAACTGCGCCAACGTGGGCTTTCTTATGCTCAAATCACGCCCTTGACCCGGCTTTCCCTGATCGGGCGTTCTCCGATGGGGGCATTGGAATATGAACCGGCGGACGAGCACATCATTTCCCCCGGCGATATCGAACTGGATTCCTTATCCGGAGAAATCAGCCAGATTCTGGCCGGTGACGATTCCGCAGTACTGGATGAACTTTTGCAGCTCAATGGTTCCTCCGGAGGAGCCCGTCCCAAAATCGTGGCATGGGTATCCGATGACAAAAAGAAGATCATCCACGGCGGCGCGTCACTGCCGGAAGGATATTCGCCCTGGCTGATCAAATTCACAGAAGCGCAAGACGGTCCGCAGGACGGCGTCATCGAATATCTGTATTCGCAGGCGGCCAGACAAGCGGGAATCGAAATGCCGCCAACGCATTTGTTCGCCTCTGCCAAGGGGCCCGGTTACTTCGGGGTTCAACGCTTCGACCGGATCGGCATGGAGAAGGCTCACGTGCATACCGCCTGCGGCCTGCTTCATGCTTCTCATCGGTACAGTTGCCTGGATTACGAAAACCTGCTGAAGCTGACGCTGGTATTGACAAAAGACGAACGGGAAGTCGAAAAACTGGCCCGCCTGATGATCTTCAATGTGAAGGCCGGAAACCGCGATGATCACAGTAAGAATTTTTCATTTATCCTGACGCGGGATAACGAATGGAAACTTGCGCCCGCCTATGACCTGACGCCCTCCGCCGGAATCAACGGCGAACAGACCGCTATGGTCAACGGCAAAGGAACCGACATCACCGACGCTGACCTGATCGCTGCCGCCCGAACCGTCGGACTCAGCGACAATCGCATGAAAGTAATGATCAACGAAGTGAATGTGGCTTTAGGATTATTATCGCAATTAAAGAAAAAATATGGAATTACGGGCTGA
- a CDS encoding helix-turn-helix domain-containing protein has translation MTITNSNFELHAALKTPAELLRELGQRAKTLRLAQNLTQSGVASRAGISIGTLKRFEHTGEIQLNYLLRIALVLGRLEEFNALLCPQEVPKSLFEVPATPVVRQRGRRK, from the coding sequence ATGACTATTACCAATAGCAACTTTGAATTACATGCGGCACTCAAGACACCGGCCGAACTCCTGCGTGAATTAGGGCAACGGGCTAAAACGCTTCGATTGGCACAGAATCTCACTCAAAGCGGAGTTGCTTCCCGAGCGGGAATCAGCATTGGAACGTTGAAACGATTTGAACATACGGGAGAAATTCAGTTGAATTACCTGTTGCGGATTGCTTTGGTATTGGGGCGACTGGAAGAGTTCAACGCCTTACTGTGTCCGCAGGAAGTACCCAAATCACTTTTCGAGGTCCCGGCAACACCTGTCGTACGACAGAGAGGACGGCGTAAATGA
- a CDS encoding inovirus-type Gp2 protein, translating to MKRIITEESNYEEFPIMTNHGKHYGCDTKILKELKDQFDYAKKSKAKTFCMRYDIRFPQEEYNHTDNKKVREFQATFMKTLKREGYRPQYVLVREQSREKHQHYHGVLLLDGNKTQNITKHINTAERLWNKALGLEYEVQPGNQRAGHGLIDDCTHDRQGSPHENGIMLRRDDPRFDEKQKEAFRRASYLAKVNQKSSNPKGVREIFSSRIPKEKD from the coding sequence ATGAAAAGAATAATCACAGAAGAATCTAATTATGAAGAGTTTCCCATTATGACCAATCATGGGAAGCACTATGGATGTGATACCAAGATTCTGAAAGAATTAAAAGACCAATTCGATTATGCAAAGAAGAGTAAAGCAAAAACATTCTGTATGAGATATGATATCAGATTCCCTCAAGAGGAGTATAACCATACCGACAATAAGAAAGTCAGGGAGTTTCAGGCTACCTTCATGAAAACCTTGAAGAGAGAAGGATACAGGCCTCAATATGTACTTGTCAGGGAACAGTCACGGGAGAAACACCAGCATTACCACGGAGTGCTCTTGCTGGATGGCAACAAAACGCAAAATATCACAAAACACATCAATACTGCAGAACGGTTATGGAACAAGGCATTGGGCTTGGAATACGAGGTCCAGCCGGGTAATCAGAGAGCCGGTCATGGATTGATTGATGACTGTACTCATGATCGTCAAGGCAGTCCGCATGAGAATGGAATTATGCTCCGCAGAGATGATCCGCGATTCGATGAAAAACAGAAAGAGGCTTTTCGAAGAGCTTCTTATCTTGCCAAAGTAAACCAGAAAAGCAGTAATCCGAAAGGGGTACGAGAGATTTTTTCCTCCCGGATTCCAAAAGAAAAGGACTGA
- a CDS encoding DUF932 domain-containing protein, whose translation MGLMMSEGKFVGRDEIALVPTPAATASWKPVPHSEVIDAVTDVVRAHNWQILDEQYGLARDGQRMFGVIRINRSSSTEWSRCIGIRNSHDRTIAVGLAAGLNVQVCANLMFGGSTVLKRRHTSRIELNGLVVEAIDALEDDFLTLETVAEDLKIQYVREDAARAAIVKAAEAGAVNSSDILPIFREFKEPRHEEFAEPTRWALLNAFTENAKKYSPARADICYRGLTRLFGLDGQPPTLWK comes from the coding sequence ATGGGACTGATGATGAGTGAAGGCAAGTTCGTCGGGCGTGACGAGATTGCACTGGTTCCGACGCCTGCGGCGACTGCGAGCTGGAAGCCGGTGCCGCACAGTGAGGTGATCGACGCAGTAACCGATGTGGTCAGGGCGCACAACTGGCAGATTCTCGACGAGCAATACGGTCTGGCCCGTGACGGTCAGCGGATGTTCGGTGTGATCCGAATCAACCGGAGTTCAAGCACGGAGTGGTCACGTTGCATCGGTATCCGTAACAGTCATGACCGCACGATTGCGGTTGGCTTGGCCGCCGGATTGAACGTACAGGTCTGCGCGAATCTCATGTTCGGTGGCAGTACGGTTCTGAAGCGACGGCATACCTCACGGATTGAGCTGAACGGTCTGGTCGTGGAAGCCATCGACGCACTCGAAGATGATTTCCTGACGCTCGAAACCGTGGCCGAAGACTTGAAGATTCAGTATGTTCGGGAAGATGCCGCCCGTGCCGCCATCGTCAAGGCGGCGGAAGCCGGTGCCGTCAACTCCTCGGACATTCTGCCGATCTTCCGGGAGTTCAAAGAACCACGTCATGAGGAGTTCGCCGAACCGACCCGCTGGGCGCTTCTGAATGCGTTCACCGAGAACGCCAAGAAGTACAGCCCAGCCCGTGCTGACATCTGTTATCGCGGACTGACCCGCCTCTTTGGTCTCGACGGCCAGCCGCCGACTTTGTGGAAATAA
- a CDS encoding PD-(D/E)XK nuclease family protein, producing the protein MATIDELRQEPHWSYSALNTYLNICQAQFMYRYVDQAEVERTSVCFPFGKAFHAALTAQAWECMMGSSLTRDEIVDRFEEAFKIEADATPNLVYKEGENFDTVIDLAAKMLDAALANWSDYYTIKGVAQAFKGDVPELDKPLIGEYDLIVQDGRDACIVDWKTSASRWPAGKADRDLQATVFSYAYEKQNGTAPLFRFDVITKTKNPGCESHYTSRGFHDFRRFEALANRAQYAINKGVFLPNETSFACGECPYRDRCRTWHLKKWR; encoded by the coding sequence ATGGCGACGATAGACGAACTGCGACAGGAACCGCACTGGTCGTATTCGGCGCTGAATACGTACCTCAACATCTGTCAGGCGCAATTCATGTACCGGTACGTGGATCAGGCCGAAGTTGAACGTACTTCGGTCTGCTTCCCATTCGGCAAGGCGTTTCATGCGGCCTTGACCGCTCAGGCGTGGGAGTGCATGATGGGCAGCTCGCTGACCCGCGATGAAATCGTTGACCGGTTTGAAGAGGCGTTCAAGATCGAAGCCGACGCTACTCCGAACCTGGTCTACAAGGAGGGCGAGAACTTCGACACGGTGATCGATCTTGCTGCGAAGATGCTGGATGCGGCGCTGGCGAACTGGTCGGATTACTACACGATCAAGGGTGTCGCGCAGGCGTTCAAGGGTGACGTTCCCGAACTGGACAAGCCCCTGATCGGTGAGTACGATCTGATTGTTCAGGACGGACGGGATGCCTGTATCGTGGACTGGAAAACCTCGGCCAGTCGCTGGCCTGCCGGAAAAGCCGACCGCGATCTTCAAGCTACCGTGTTCAGTTACGCCTATGAGAAACAGAACGGCACGGCTCCGCTCTTTCGGTTCGATGTCATCACCAAGACCAAGAATCCGGGTTGTGAATCGCACTACACCAGTCGCGGCTTTCACGACTTCCGGCGCTTCGAGGCGCTGGCGAACCGGGCGCAGTACGCGATCAACAAAGGCGTGTTCCTGCCGAATGAAACATCATTCGCCTGCGGCGAGTGTCCGTATCGGGACCGTTGCAGGACGTGGCATCTAAAGAAATGGAGGTAA
- the ltrA gene encoding group II intron reverse transcriptase/maturase has product MDRLEAEENPGVRSMLTRETEAKDGADLFERILERNNLNRAYKQVKRNGGAPGVDGMTVDDLLAYLCEHKESFLENLRTETYRPQPVRRVEIPKPDGGIRMLGVPTGMDRMIQQAISQVLCPIFEEEFSENSYGFRPGRSAHQAIRQARKYYNQGYRRVVDLDLSKYFDTMNHELLMEMLRAKISDQRVLCLIKRYLKSGVMINGVVTRTEEGSPQGGNLSPLLSNIYLTAFDRELERRGHKFVRYADDVNIYVRSQRAAEHVLASSRRFLEAKLKLKVNESKSKAGSPLKLKFLGFALRSTTKGQAGIRIHEKSIDRFKAKVRELTRRNQGNSVEYMLYKLRQYTVGWLGYYAIADMKMFMQNMNEWIQRKIRTYVWKQWKRVRTRFTRLQSLGISEGKAWEWANTRKGYWHIARSWILHRVLPSQRIAEIGYDDILLRYKALHSSC; this is encoded by the coding sequence ATGGATAGGCTGGAAGCCGAAGAGAATCCGGGAGTGCGGAGCATGCTTACGCGGGAAACTGAAGCGAAAGACGGTGCTGATTTGTTTGAACGCATCCTTGAGCGTAACAACCTCAACCGTGCGTACAAGCAAGTCAAGAGAAACGGCGGAGCGCCGGGCGTGGACGGAATGACCGTTGACGACCTGTTGGCGTATCTGTGCGAACACAAGGAAAGTTTCCTTGAAAATCTCCGAACCGAAACGTATCGCCCGCAACCGGTGCGCCGGGTTGAAATCCCGAAACCGGACGGGGGGATACGGATGCTTGGTGTTCCAACGGGCATGGATCGGATGATTCAACAGGCAATATCGCAGGTCCTCTGCCCGATATTCGAGGAGGAATTTTCAGAAAACAGCTACGGTTTCCGACCGGGGCGTAGCGCTCATCAGGCCATCCGGCAAGCACGGAAATACTACAATCAAGGCTATCGGCGGGTTGTCGATCTTGACTTGAGCAAGTATTTCGACACCATGAACCATGAGCTGTTGATGGAAATGTTGCGGGCCAAAATCTCTGATCAACGAGTTTTGTGCCTGATTAAACGCTACTTGAAGAGCGGAGTCATGATCAATGGCGTGGTGACGCGAACGGAAGAAGGCAGTCCACAGGGCGGCAATCTTTCGCCATTGCTGAGCAACATCTACCTGACCGCTTTCGACCGGGAATTGGAACGCCGTGGACACAAGTTCGTACGATATGCGGACGATGTCAACATCTACGTCAGAAGTCAACGCGCCGCCGAACACGTACTTGCGAGCAGCAGACGGTTTCTTGAAGCGAAATTGAAACTCAAAGTAAACGAATCCAAAAGTAAAGCGGGAAGTCCGCTGAAGCTGAAGTTTCTCGGCTTCGCACTGCGAAGTACGACGAAAGGACAGGCCGGAATTCGAATACACGAGAAGTCTATAGACCGCTTCAAAGCCAAGGTTCGCGAGCTGACCCGAAGGAATCAGGGAAATTCGGTGGAATATATGCTGTACAAACTTCGGCAATATACCGTCGGATGGCTCGGATACTATGCGATTGCGGACATGAAGATGTTTATGCAAAACATGAATGAATGGATTCAACGGAAAATTCGGACGTATGTTTGGAAACAGTGGAAACGAGTACGGACACGATTTACGCGACTGCAATCGTTGGGTATTTCCGAGGGAAAAGCGTGGGAATGGGCGAATACGAGGAAAGGCTACTGGCATATTGCCCGTAGTTGGATTTTACATCGTGTATTGCCGTCTCAACGCATTGCCGAAATAGGGTATGACGATATCCTACTTCGGTACAAAGCGTTGCACTCAAGCTGCTGA